A genomic window from Sorex araneus isolate mSorAra2 chromosome 2, mSorAra2.pri, whole genome shotgun sequence includes:
- the C2H6orf62 gene encoding uncharacterized protein C6orf62 homolog has product MGDPNSRKKQALNRLRAQLRKKKESLADQFDFKMYVAFVFKEKKKKSALFEVSEVIPVMTNNYEENILKGVRDSSYSLESSIELLQKDVVQLHAPRYQSMRRDVIGCTQEMDFILWPRNDIEKIVCLLFSRWKESDEPFRPVQAKFEFHHGDYEKQFLHVLSRKDKTGIVVNNPNQSVFLFIDRQHLQTPKNKATIFKLCSICLYLPQEQLTHWALGTVEDHLHPYMPE; this is encoded by the exons ATGGGGGACCCAAACTCCCGGAAGAAACAAGCTCTGAACAGACTACGTGCTCAGCttaggaagaaaaaagaatctcTAGCTGACCAGTTTGACTTCAAGATGTATGTTGCCTTTGTATTCAAGGAGAAG aagaaaaaatcaGCACTTTTTGAAGTGTCTGAGGTTATACCAGTCATGACAAataattatgaagaaaatatCCTGAAAGGTGTGCGAGATTCCAGCTATTCCTTGGAAAGTTCCATAGAGCTTTTACAGAAGGATGTGGTACAGCTTCATGCTCCTCGATACCAGTCTATGAGAAGG GATGTAATCGGCTGTACTCAGGAGATGGATTTCATTCTGTGGCCTCGGAATGATATTGAAAAAATTGTCTGTCTCCTGTTTTCTAGATGGAAGGAATCTGATGAGCCTTTTAGGCCTGTTCAG GCCAAATTTGAGTTTCATCACGGTGACTATGAAAAACAGTTTCTGCATGTACTGAGCCGCAAGGATAAGACTGGAATTGTTGTCAACAATCCCAACCAGTCAGTGTTTCTCTTTATCGACCGACAGCACTTGCAG ACTCCAAAAAATAAAGCTACAATCTTCAAGTTATGCAGCATCTGCCTCTACCTGCCACAGGAACAGCTCACCCACTGGGCGCTTGGCACCGTAGAGGATCACCTTCATCCTTACATGCCAGAGTAG